A stretch of Arctopsyche grandis isolate Sample6627 chromosome 9, ASM5162203v2, whole genome shotgun sequence DNA encodes these proteins:
- the RpL18A gene encoding ribosomal protein L18A isoform X2 — translation MRIFSPEPIVAKSRFWYFLRQLKKFKKSTGEIVSVREIPEKTPLRIKNFGVWLRYESRSGTHNMYREYRDLSVGGAVTQCYRDMGARHRARAHSIQIIKVEVLKASSCRRPQIKQFHDSKIKFPLPKRIQHRKRLIKFSMRRPNTYYM, via the exons ATGAGAATATTCTCTCCAGAACCGATAGTTGCAAAATCTAGGTTCTGGTACTTCTTGCGACAACTCAAGAAGTTCAAGAAATCAACTGGCGAGATCGTTTCAGTTAGG GAAATCCCTGAAAAGACTCCCCTTCGCATTAAGAATTTCGGAGTATGGTTACGGTATGAATCCCGTTCAGGTACACACAACATGTACAGGGAATACCGAGATCTGTCTGTCGGCGGTGCCGTCACTCAGTGCTACAGGGACATGGGGGCCCGCCATCGTGCTCGCGCCCACTCCATCCAG ATTATTAAAGTGGAAGTTTTGAAAGCGTCTAGTTGCAGACGGCCCCAGATCAAACAATTCCACGATTCCAAAATCAAGTTCCCACTGCCCAAGAGGATCCAACACCGCAAACGTCTTATTAAGTTCTCAATGCGTCGCCCTAACACTTATTACATGTAa
- the Dcr-2 gene encoding endoribonuclease Dcr-2, with the protein MSDSEMEPEMIPEMKPRSYQSQMENIALEENSIIFLPTGAGKTFIAIQLMKRLQESIKAPYSEGGKRIFFLVNTVPLVSQHLKVVENLTSLTVKGFTSQEKVDLWDQNEWLLQLENVQVLIMTAQILCDMLLHNYIQFNRINLLIFDECHAAVKDHPMRQIMRQFEFVPMHETPRVVGLTATILNGNVKPQEVEASIRELETTFHSKIITCDVVEEVNSYSTKPCEIVITYTPYTCNDIDKYVEKSLSEVTKFLEIVKLSEDDPTGKHSGADFMEILASKNKQRTKLIRLIKTIIRHLDDLGTYGTSLAILAIVIRVERIKLKSDYEVQPLLQYIITISNKCRGIIEKFMMKYEDPYEKIFQNSSSKLKSLLNFLKEYSPKALAVSSPKKINKHNEKLCCIIFVKERVTALVLNIYLKHVRQHNKEFEFLKHDFITGFNVNPFSDTREDLYEKKQNRIAVNEFRTGALNCLISTDVLEEGFDLPQCNLIVRFDELMTFKSYIQSKGRGRQSTASYVILIPSPKKSDFTKTFKSYQDVFHIMNEMLIGKTRDRLAPSEEEISKVYKSIFEPYCHNNATVTINSSISLLNRYCSTLDHDIYTDPQPVWLRKRINNKNITIISIKMPSNSPMKRTIESPPMNNLKDAKQVAALLACKELHKLGELNENLLPIDRAKMVFDDVSTKALFLHWPVSSEEISTESVFGKKQKFYKKECPASFKRLNQNVPADVYFMQNIKITPKAETTNQQIQEVYKMLESENGYAFITKNEMHQICPFSLFLSSGEVTIEITPKNTPRKISNQLLKKIKQFHVMLFYDVLAITQPFLTLDNTSDDNFFYVVPTLRRGEIIDIDEEILDTHKKIDECVEPSIVKRQQLRVTKDEYLHSVIWPWYRVDTTLRYIVTEVCEDKTPDSPFDTTDFESFAQYFQLKYNNLRVVGEKNQPMLKVRPIGGKMNCLLPRSITIAAEENLSKKKVKTILEATSIDIPSHEELLVPEFCFKFNFPGVLWLKAILLPSLIHRVTMLLQANELRQMIVRETKLGCLDLEDGEEWEPLVVDIHAIQKSQKAVLTSQNKNHSSDISPCSPAREFNKTTERNTITSQFTKSNIDAEYPWNPNLEPVDINRKIDEVSVMDIECFDKFVSHKVETVDENEQNQTESDIFSIPSNVSKRAIRAAPPKYNDVIDIVKKKISKIGPQLSSMLEAITISKSNDVINLERLETLGDSFLKFGASLYLWHKYPKHTEGELTTIKGKLVSNKNLYFCAQAINLAGRMKTKQFNAKFGWLMPGFCFSEYIFDLLQKHTNINPISIYPIEIPREEVVIGVLSHSSKSKINEILFQYLEMDHDTVFDIRDNNMEPYSGEVYVADKVISDCVEALIGLYLLDSGIEAAFKILSWLKILPENENVFDLMHVHLKTSFNEGKIPIGSVNYQLDFCQKDIENILNYNFKDPSYLVQALSHSSNVKNNVTECYQRLEFIGDAILDFLITSYIYENCGSLSPGDITDLRSALVNNVTFACVIVRLGLHKFIQSSNSALDVAIYKFVVYQKSRQHLIDDTVIFLLEENDCTIADYVDVPKALGDIFESLAGAIYFDSGNDLNVVWKIFYKFMRNEIVMFSENIPKQPVRLLHEQIHATPKFKESSITSTGRVMVPLQFQLNGVFKVVHGFGFNKANAKRSAAKIALKMLGIGSCQ; encoded by the exons ATGTCGGACTCCGAGATGGAGCCCGAGATGATACCCGAGATGAAACCCCGCAGCTATCAGAGCCAGATGGAAAATATTGCTCTGGAAGagaattcaattatatttctGCCAACCGGAGCAGGCAAGACATTCATAGCCATACAATTGATGAAAAGATTACAGGAATCCATCAAAGCCCCATATTCTGAAGGGGGTAAAAGGATATTTTTCCTAGTAAATACAGTTCCGTTAGTGTCACAGCACTTGAAAGTCGTTGAAAATTTAACTTCATTGACGGTAAAAGGTTTCACCAGTCAAGAAAAAGTTGATTTGTGGGATCAAAATGAATGGTTACTGCAGTTGGAAAATGTGCAG GTGTTGATCATGACGGCTCAAATTTTGTGTGATATGTTATTACACAATTATATACAGTTCAATAGAATAAACTTGCTCATTTTTGACGAGTGTCATGCCGCTGTTAAAGATCATCCGATGCGGCAAATCATGCGTCAGTTTGAGTTTGTACCTATGCATGAAACTCCCCGAGTTGTAG GCTTAACTGCTACTATTCTGAACGGAAACGTCAAACCCCAAGAGGTAGAGGCGTCCATACGAGAACTAGAAACTACGTTTCATTCAAAAATTATCACATGTGATGTCGTCGAAGAAGTTAATAG CTATTCCACGAAGCCATGTGAAATTGTAATAACTTACACTCCATATACTTGTAATGATATAGATAAATATGTCGAAAAGTCTTTAAGTGAAGTCACAAAATTTTTGGAAATTGTGAAGCTATCTGAAGATGATCCCACTGGTAAACATTCAGGGGCAGATTTTATGGAAATCTTGGCTTCAAAAAATAAg CAACGAACCAAATTAATACGACTGATTAAAACGATAATCAGACACTTGGATGATTTGGGGACTTATGGAACCTCATTAGCAATATTAGCCATTGTTATAAGAGTTGAAAGGATCAAGCTGAAGTCTGACTATGAAGTACAACCACTTCTACAATACATCATAACGATTTCGAATAAATGTCGTGGAATCATAGAGAAGTTTATGATGAAATACGAGGATCCCTATgaaaaaatttttcaaaattcgtcATCAAAGCTTAAATCACTCTTAAACTTTTTGAAAGAGTATTCACCAAAAGCTTTGGCCGTTTCTA GtcctaaaaaaatcaataaacacaacgaaaaattatgttgcATAATTTTCGTCAAAGAAAGGGTCACTGCTCTTGTGCTTAATATTTATCTTAAACATGTCAGGCAACATAACaaagagttcgaatttttgaaaCACGACTTTATCACTGGTTTTAACGTTAATCCATTCTCGGATACCAGAGAagatttatatgaaaagaaacaaAACAGAATTGCTGTCAACGAATTTCGTACAGG AGCTCTCAATTGTTTGATTAGTACTGATGTATTAGAAGAAGGCTTTGATTTGCCTCAGTGCAATCTCATTGTAAGATTTGACGAATTGATGACTTTTAAATCTTACATTCAATCTAAAGGTAGGGGTCGTCAATCCACCGCATCGTACGTAATACTCATACCGAGTCCCAAGAAAAGTGATTTTACTAAAACTTTCAAGTCTTATCAAGACGTTTTTCATATTATGAATGAG ATGCTCATTGGAAAAACTCGAGATAGACTTGCTCCAAGCGAAGAGGAAATTTCTAAAGTATATAAAAGTATCTTTGAACCATATTGTCATAATAATG cGACTGTAACAATCAATTCTTCAATAAGTTTACTCAATAGATATTGTTCTACTCTGGATCATGACATTTACACCGATCCTCAGCCGGTATGGCTACGTAAAcgcattaataataaaaatattacaataatctCAATAAAAATGCCTTCTAATTCACCTATGAAGAGAACTATCGAG agTCCTCCGATGAATAATTTAAAGGATGCTAAGCAAGTTGCTGCTCTTTTGGCTTGTAAAGAACTACACAAACTTGGGGAGCTCAATGAAAATCTCTTACCGATAGATAG AGCTAAAATGGTATTCGACGATGTCTCTACAAAAGCTTTGTTTTTGCATTGGCCTGTTTCGAGTGAGGAAATTTCAACTGAGAGTGTATTCGGAAAGAAGCAAAAATTCTATAAAAAGGAG TGTCCAGCGAGTTTCAAACGCTTAAACCAAAATGTACCAGCTGACGTATACTTCATGCAAAACATAAAGATAACTCCCAAAGCTGAAACCACCAATCAACAGATCCAAGAAGTGTACAAAATGCTCGAATCTGAGAACGGTTATGCATTCATAACGAAAAATGAAATGCATCAAATATGTCCATTCTCCCTGTTTCTCAGTTCCGGTGAAGTTACAATCGAAATCACACCCAAAAATACTCCTCGTAAAATATCAAATCAActgttaaagaaaataaaaca ATTTCATGTGATGTTGTTTTACGACGTGCTCGCCATCACTCAACCGTTTTTAACGCTGGACAATACATCAGATGACAACTTCTTCTATGTGGTGCCGACACTAAGACGCGGCGAAATCATCGACATTGACGAAGAGATTCTCGATACACACAAAAAAATTGATGAGTGTGTGGAACCGTCCATTGTGAAGCGACAACAGTTGAGAGTAACTAAAGATGAATACTTGCACAGTGTGATTTGGCCGTGGTATCGAGTCGACACCACATTGAG atACATTGTGACTGAAGTTTGTGAAGATAAAACACCGGATTCACCTTTCGATACTACCGATTTTGAATCTTTTGCTCAATACTTCCAATTAAAGTACAATAACCTGCGAGTTGTCGGTGAAAAGAATCAACCGATGCTCAAA GTTAGACCTATTGGTGGAAAAATGAATTGTTTACTACCACGTTCCATAACGATAGCTGCTGAAGAAaatttgagcaaaaaaaaggttaaaactATCTTAGAGGCTACTTCGATTGATATACCTTCTCACGAGGAACTATTAGTGCccgaattttgttttaaattcaacTTTCCCGGTGTTCTGTGGCTGAAAGCGATTCTACTTCCTTCGCTGATTCATCG AGTTACAATGCTTCTACAAGCAAATGAATTACGGCAAATGATAGTGCGAGAGACTAAACTAGGTTGTCTAGATCTTGAAGATG GCGAAGAGTGGGAACCATTAGTTGTCGATATCCATGCAATTCAAAAATCTCAAAAGGCGGTATTGACATCTCAAAATAAAAACCATTCTTCAGACATTTCTCCATGCTCACCGGCTCGTGAATTCAATAAAACCACCGAAAGAAATACAATCACTTCCCAATTCACAAAATCAAATATTGACGCTGAATATCCATGGAAT CCTAATTTAGAACCTGTAGATATCAATCGCAAAATTGATGAAGTAAGCGTGATGGATATCGAATGTTTCGACAAGTTTGTTTCTCATAAAGTAGAAACCGTTGACGAGAACGAACAAAATCAGACCGAATCAGATATTTTTTCCATACCCTCGAATGTTTCCAAGAGAGCTATTCGCGCAGCACCTCCAAA gtATAATGACGTCATCGACAtcgtgaaaaagaaaatatccaAAATCGGACCACAGTTGAGTTCCATGTTGGAAGCAATCACTATATCAAAATCTAACGATGTGATCAATCTAGAACGGCTGGAGACTTTGGGCGATTCTTTTTTGAAGTTTGGGGCCAGCCTTTACCTGTGGCACAAATACCCAAAGCACACCGAAGGTGAACTCACCACTATTAAAGGAAAATTAGTCAGTAATAA AAATCTTTATTTTTGTGCACAAGCTATCAATTTGGCCGGTCGAATGAAGACTAAACAGTTCAATGCTAAATTTGGCTGGCTCATGCCTGGATTCTGCTTCTCAGAATATATCTTTGATTTACTTCAAAAACATACCAAT ATTAATCCCATATCAATTTATCCTATTGAAATACCGAGAGAAGAGGTAGTAATTGGAGTGTTGTCACACTcctcaaaatcaaaaatcaatgagATTCTCTTCCAATATTTGGAAATGGACCATGACACGGTGTTTGATATTCGTGATAATAATATGGAACCATATAGCGGTGAAGTTTACGTGGCTGATAAG GTTATCTCTGACTGCGTTGAAGCTCTCATCGGCCTTTATCTATTAGACagcggaattgaagctgcttttaaaattttatcatgGTTAAAAATACTACcagaaaat gaAAATGTCTTCGACTTGATGCATGTACACTTAAAAACGTCTTTCAATGAAGGAAAAATTCCAATCGGCAGTGTGAATTATCAATTAGATTTTTGTCAAAAggacattgaaaatatattgaattataattttaaagacCCGTCTTATCTAGTTCAG GCCCTTTCGCATTCCTCGAACGTCAAAAACAACGTGACTGAATGCTATCAACGCTTAGAATTCATCGGTGATGCGATCCTGGACTTCTTGATCACCAGCTACATATATGAGAACTGCGGCTCGCTGAGTCCGGGAGATATTACCGACCTGCGCTCGGCTCTGGTGAACAACGTCACATTTGCATGCGTCATAGTCAGACTCGGCCTTCACAAATTCATCCAGTCGTCGAACTCTGCTCTCGACGTCGCCATATATAAGTTTGTAGTGTACCAAAAGTCGAGACAGCATCTCATTGATGATACTGTCATATTTCTGTTGGAAGAAAATGACTGCACCATCGCAGATTATGTTGACGTGCCTAAG GCCTTGGGAGATATATTCGAATCGTTGGCCGGAGCTATATATTTTGATAGTGGCAATGATTTAAATGTGGTGTGGAAGATATTTTACAAGTTCATGCGCAACGAAATAGTGATGTTTAGTGAAAATATTCCGAAACAACCTGTCAGATTGCTCCATGAACAAATTCACGCAACGCCTAAATTCAA GGAAAGCAGCATAACTAGTACAGGACGTGTGATGGTACCTTTACAATTCCAATTAAATGGAGTTTTCAAAGTAGTTCATGGTTTTGGTTTCAATAAAGCCAATGCAAAAAGATCAGCGGCGAAAATTGCCCTCAAAATGTTAGGCATTGGTTCCTGCCAGTGA
- the LOC143917450 gene encoding PRADC1-like protein — MLQIRSLFNVKPAQWKKKYCKKLQLYSILALILCSATGVHNVQLQEWLNNVDIIAGDVFFEIIDPPELEYTYRIKPARDFGAPFNSSFLLKRAKLVPMDPIDGCTQPNNIDMIEGGVAFVQRGECSFLHKTIIAESAGARAIIITEQSTGSMWDTLSDDYIEMIADKTDKEANIPAAFLLGRSGAYILRILRNLRMPYGVINLPVNMTFVPIHKMNQPPWISW; from the exons ATGTTACAAATTCGGTCGCTCTTCAATGTTAAACCTGCACAATGGAAAAAGAAATATTGCAAAAAGTTGCAATTATATTCTATCCTCGCCTTAATCTTATGTTCCGCGACTGGAG tTCACAATGTGCAGTTACAAGAATGGTTGAATAATGTTGATATAATAGCGGGAgatgtattttttgaaataattgacCCACCTGAATTGGAGTACACTTATAGAATCAAACCTGCCCGAGACTTCGGGGCACCattt AATTCTAGTTTTTTGTTGAAACGAGCAAAGTTGGTTCCGATGGATCCTATTGATGGTTGTACTCAACCCAACAACATTGACATGATAGAAGGAGGAGTTGCTTTTGTCCAAAGAGG AGAGTGCTCATTTCTTCACAAGACCATCATTGCCGAAAGTGCAGGCGCACGAGCTATAATTATTACGGAGCAGTCGACAGGTTCAATGTGGGATACTCTATCTGATGACTACATTGAAATGATCGCTGATAA GACTGATAAGGAAGCTAATATTCCTGCAGCTTTTCTTTTGGGTCGTAGTGGAGCTTACATCTTACGTATATTAAGAAATTTGAGAATGCCGTATGGTGTTATCAATTTACCCGTGAACATGACTTTTGTTCCTATTCATAAAATGAATCAACCACCGTGGATCAGTTGGTGA
- the LOC143916997 gene encoding aarF domain-containing kinase 1-like: MLRRYLKYGLAGGLGLGTINTWVKLHNENYDINSLVVVRTGRSMITACQIGLLYKTKLYAKNLDKTTDEYKQLRSEVHQMAANKLLQLCRSNKGIFVKVGQHIGAMDYILPSEYVQTLRILHSDAPINPINMIYKIIKEDLKVEATDIFDEFVAEPLGAASLAQVHKAKLKDGTEVAVKVQHSFVRNNIDVDIQCMEFMVKTMSWVFPDFQMDWLVKMTKKNIYNELDFKHEASNAEKLAMLFKDYKWLKIPKVYWDYTTERVLVMEYVDGGLVNNLNYIKEHNIDPYDLSKKLGDLYSHMIFVHGFVHGDPHSGNIVVQKKPNDKEVTIYLLDHGLYGVLTDEFRFDYSQFWLSIMHRDFNKMKIYAKKLGINEDLYFLFAAMVTGRPWDTIKKGIDRTKPGETEKEQFQLHVPNLINDVSHCLETMDPQTLIVLKTNDLVRSLEYMLGTHERMCGLTVMTKCCLQTVNTGNIRNSKSTLDRMCVRLRNFYTMVTYYFYTILLDVRFKFLL; the protein is encoded by the exons ATGCTGCGTAGGTATCTCAAATACGGTTTAGCAGGTGGATTAGGTCTTGGAACGATCAACACCTGGGTGAAACTGCACAATGAAAACTATGACATAAATTCTCTGGTCGTAGTCCGTACTGGAAGATCCATGATAACCGCCTGCCAGATTGGTTTATTATACAAAACCAAATTATATGCTAAAAATCTTGACAAAACTACTGATGAGTACAAACAGCTAAGGAGTGAAGTTCATCAAATGGCTGCTAATAAACTTTTACAACTTTGTCGAAGTAACAAAGGTATTTTCGTCAAAGTTGGCCAGCATATAGGAGCCATGGATTACATACTGCCCTCTGAATATGTGCAAACGTTAAGAATTCTACATAGCGATGCTCCCATCAATCCAATTAATATGATATACAAAATCATCAAAGAAGACTTAAAAGTAGAG GCCACTGATATATTTGATGAGTTTGTTGCTGAACCATTGGGTGCTGCATCTTTGGCACAAGTGCATAAAGCCAAATTGAAAGACGGAACTGAAGTAGCTGTGAAAGTTCAACACTCCTTTGTGAGAAATAACATCGATGTTGATATACAATGTATGGAATTTATGGTCAAGACAATGTCTTGGGTATTTCCCGATTTCCAAATGGATTGGCTTGTTAAAATGACAAAAAAGAATATATACAACGAATTAGATTTTAAGCATGAAGCATCGAACGCTGAAAAGCTGGCCATGTTATTTAAGGATTACAAATGGTTAAAAATTCCCAAGGTGTATTGGGATTATACTACAGAGCGTGTTCTTGTTATGGAGTATGTTGATGGAGGattagtgaataatttaaattatataaaa gaaCATAATATTGATCCATACGATCTGTCGAAAAAATTAGGTGATCTGTATTCACATATGATTTTTGTTCATGGTTTTGTTCACGGTGATCCACATTCTGGAAATATTGTTGTACAAAAAAAACCAAACGATAAAGAGGTCACAATTTATTTGTTAGATCACGGTTTATATGGA gtATTAACCGATGAGTTTCGTTTTGACTATTCTCAATTTTGGTTGAGTATAATGCATCGTGATTTcaacaaaatgaaaatatatgcaaaGAAACTCGGTATCAACGAGGATCTTTATTTCTTATTTGCTGCCATGGTGACTGGTCGACCATGGGATACAATTAAAAAAGGAATAGATCGCACCAAGCCGGGTGAAACAGAG aaaGAACAGTTTCAGCTTCATGTGCCAAATCTAATCAACGATGTTTCACATTGTCTGGAAACTATGGATCCACAGACGCTGATTGTTCTTAAAACGAATGACTTGGTGCGTAGCTTGGAATACATGCTCGGTACACATGAAAGAATGTGCGGACTAACAGTGATGACTAAATGTTGTCTGCAGACAGTCAACACTGGAAACATTAGAAATTCGAAATCTACACTTGATAGAATGTGTGTTAGATTaagaaatttttatacaatggtAACTTACTACTTTTATACAATTCTGTTAGACGTGAGGTTCAAATTTTTACTGTAG
- the RpL18A gene encoding ribosomal protein L18A isoform X1 — protein MKASGQLKEFEVIGRKLPTEKEKKTPLYKMRIFSPEPIVAKSRFWYFLRQLKKFKKSTGEIVSVREIPEKTPLRIKNFGVWLRYESRSGTHNMYREYRDLSVGGAVTQCYRDMGARHRARAHSIQIIKVEVLKASSCRRPQIKQFHDSKIKFPLPKRIQHRKRLIKFSMRRPNTYYM, from the exons ATGAAGGCGAGCGGCCAG TTGAAGGAGTTCGAGGTGATTGGGCGCAAATTGCCCACAGAGAAGGAGAAGAAGACTCCTCTTTATAAGATGAGAATATTCTCTCCAGAACCGATAGTTGCAAAATCTAGGTTCTGGTACTTCTTGCGACAACTCAAGAAGTTCAAGAAATCAACTGGCGAGATCGTTTCAGTTAGG GAAATCCCTGAAAAGACTCCCCTTCGCATTAAGAATTTCGGAGTATGGTTACGGTATGAATCCCGTTCAGGTACACACAACATGTACAGGGAATACCGAGATCTGTCTGTCGGCGGTGCCGTCACTCAGTGCTACAGGGACATGGGGGCCCGCCATCGTGCTCGCGCCCACTCCATCCAG ATTATTAAAGTGGAAGTTTTGAAAGCGTCTAGTTGCAGACGGCCCCAGATCAAACAATTCCACGATTCCAAAATCAAGTTCCCACTGCCCAAGAGGATCCAACACCGCAAACGTCTTATTAAGTTCTCAATGCGTCGCCCTAACACTTATTACATGTAa